One region of Primulina tabacum isolate GXHZ01 chromosome 1, ASM2559414v2, whole genome shotgun sequence genomic DNA includes:
- the LOC142514366 gene encoding LOW QUALITY PROTEIN: uncharacterized protein LOC142514366 (The sequence of the model RefSeq protein was modified relative to this genomic sequence to represent the inferred CDS: deleted 1 base in 1 codon), translated as MIQNTVQFGESALDDPNSHIADFLEICDTFKFNGVSDDAVRLRLFPFSLRDKAKSWLNCLPVGSITTWEDMAKAFLIKYFPPSKTMKLRADITTFAQYEQESLYQAWERYKDLLRRYAAACGNLLRKTAEEGYELLEEMATSSYHPQSDRQRRGAGVNQVNDLSAVSAQLEALNRKIDGMSMSGSAMRLQEIFCDKCGEMTLIRTHIIRDGGITQTFHGRGQNNQNRQQRGPPYGMHQGFKPEPPREERSNLEQMMTKFISATETRFQNQDASIKGLENQIGQLAKLIANREQGALPSNTETKPREHVKAVELRSGKALESNEEKTKHGEDEVENRGAMKKAKLDAQFDILANKRKLEDHMTVNLTENCSALVQNKMPPKQKDPGSFSITCIIGDINFHKALCDLGESINLMPFSVFRRLGLGEPKPTKMSLQLADRSVKYPRGIIEDVLVKVDKFIFPADFVILDMEEDLEMPLILGRPVLATGKALIDVEEGKLRLRVGEEEIIFDVFNTLKHTMHNDSCFRIDVLDSLVCDFMQDGLKEPLEATLTTEKQEDELDEEKMEMVAHLNAIPPWRKQVRLRLEELRDRKDLMPQKSSLEEPPTLELKPLPPHLKYVYLGENNKLPVIISSSLTDDMESKLLGVLKEHKGAFAWKVSDIKGISPSICMHKILMEDKYSPLAQPQRRLNPKMQEVVKAETIKLLDAGIIYPISDSAWVSPVQCVPKKGGITVITNEKNDLIPTRTVTGWRVCIDYRKLNDATRKDHFPLPFIDQMIERLAGHEFYCFLDGYSGYNQITIAPEDQEKTTFTCPYGTFAFRRMPFGLCNAPATFQRCMTAIFHDMTENFLEIFMDDFSIFGSSFNECLENLNLVLVRCEESNLVLNEEKCHFMVQEGIVLGHKVSENGIEVDKAKVEVIKNLPPPSSIKGVRSFLGHAGFYRRFIKDFSKIAKILSSLLMKDAEFNFDSTCLHAFEILKESLVTAPLLTVPDWELPFEVMCDASDTAVGAVLGQRKNKVFHTIYYASKTLNDAQLNYATTEKELLAIVFAFDKFHSYLVLSKVTVYTDHSALKYLLAKKDAKPRLIRWILLLQEFDLEIRDKKGVENVVADHLSRLEHVRIKGSDDDIDDWFPDEQLLEVNAYPWYADFANFLVTGTPPPNLLFHQRKKFFSDVKYYFWEEPFLFKICAHSMIRRCVAEEETNQILNHCHDREVGGHFGPIRTASKVLECGFY; from the exons atgattcagaacactgtccaatttgGGGAAAGTGCACTTGATGACCCTAATTCTCATATAGctgactttcttgaaatttgtgatacttttaagtttaatggCGTGTCTGATGATGCTGTTCGTTTGCGTTTATTTCCATTTTCACTGAGAGATAAAGCTAAGTCGTGGTTAAACTGTTTGCCTGTAGGGTCTATTACTACATGGGAGGATATGGCAAAGGCATTCCTGATCAAGTACTTTCCTCCGTCGAAGACTATGAAGCTTAGAGCCGACATTACTACTTTTGCTCAATATGAGCAAGAGTCACTTTACCAGGCATGGGAGCGCTACAAGGACTTGTTGAGGAGAT atgctgctgcctGTGGTAACTTACTGAGAAAAACGGCtgaggaaggatatgagttattggaggagatggctaCTAGTAGCTATCATCCTCAGTCTGATAGGCAGAGACGAGGTGCTGGAGTTAATCAAGTTAATGATTTGTCGGCGGTTTCAGCACAGTTAGAGGCTTTGAATAGAAAGATTGATGGGATGAGCATGAGTGGGTCGGCTATGCGTCTGCAAGAAATTTTCTGTGATAAGTGTGGGG AAATGACCCTTATTCGAACACATATAATCCGGGATGGAGGAATCACCCAAACTTTTCATGGGAGAGGTCAAAACAACCAAAATCGCCAACAAAGAGGTCCACCATATGGGATGCACCAAGGATTCAAACCAGAACCGCCTCGGGAGGAGAGATCCAATTTAGAGCAAATGATGactaaatttatttctgcaacAGAGACGAGATTTCAGAACCAAGATGCATCCATAAAGGGGTTAGAGAATCAAATTGGACAATTGGCTAAGTTGATTGCTAATAGGGAGCAAGGAGCTTTGCCAAGCAACACGGAAACTAAGCCAAGAGAACATGTGAAGGCTGTGGAATTGCGTAGTGGAAAAGCACTCGAGTCTAATGAGGAAAAGACCAAGCACGGTGAGGATGAGGTGGAAAATCGAGGAG caatgaagaaagctaaattagatgcacaatttg atatcTTAGCAAATAAGCGGAAGCTAGAAGATCATATGACGGTGAATTTGACCGAAAATTGCTCCGCTTTAGTTCAAAACAAGATGCCTCCTAAgcaaaaagatccagggagtttctcTATAACTTGCATTATTGGtgacattaattttcataaagctCTATGTGATCTTGGTGAGAGTATTAATCTGATGCCTTTTTCTGTGTTTAGGAGACTGGGATTAGGTGAACCCAAGCCAACCAAGATGTCGTTGCAGCTggctgacagatctgtcaagtatccacgtgggattatcgaagatgttttggtgaaagtggataagtttatttttcctgcagatTTTGTGATACTTGACATGGAAGAAGATTTAGAGATGCCTTTAATCCTAGGGAGACCGGTTCTGGCTACAGGGAAGGCGCTGATTGATGTTGAAGAGGGGAAATTGAGACTGAGAGttggagaagaagaaattatttttgatgtcTTTAATACTCTCAAGCACACAATGCACAATGATAGTTGTTTTCGTATTGATGTCTTGGATTCTCTCGTTTGTGATTTTATGCAGGATGGATTGAAAGAACCATTGGAggccactctcactactgaaaagCAGGAGGACGAGCTAGACGAGGAAAAGATGGAGATGGTAGCTCACTTGAATGCCATTCCACCTTGGAGAAAGCAAGTGAGGCTTAGACTAGAGGAATTGAGAGACAGAAAAGATTTAATGCCTCAAAAGTCAAGCCTAGAGGAGCCACCTACTTTGGAGCTCAAACCACTACCTCCACATCTCAAGTACGTATATTtaggagaaaataataaattgcctgttattatttcctcttctttgacagatgATATGGAGAGTAAGCTCTTGGGAGTCCTTAAGGAGCATAAAGGAGCATTCGCTTGGAAGGTTTCGGATATAAAAGGGATAAGTCCTTCgatctgcatgcacaaaattctgatggaagataaatactcacctctagcacaaccacaaaggagactcaatccaaagatgcaagaggtagtaaaagctgaaacaattaaacttctggatgcaggtattatctatcctatctctgatagtgcgtgggtaagtcctgtacaatgtgtgcctaaaaagggtgggattactgttattactaatgaaaaaaatgattTGATTCCCACTAGAACTGTTACGGGTTGGCGTGTGTGCATAGATtataggaaattgaatgatgcaacccgtaaagatcactttcccttgccatttatcgatcaaatgattgaacgattagcaggtcatgaattttattgctttttagatggatattcaggatacaatcaaatcacaattgcacctgaggaccaagagaaaactactttcacttgcCCTTATGGTACTTTTGCGTTTAGGCGTATGccctttggtttatgcaatgcacctgcaacATTTCAGAGATGCATGACCGCTATCTTTCATGACATGACTGAAAATTTCcttgaaatttttatggatgacttctctatttttggctcctcatttaatgaatgtttagagaatttgaacttGGTGTTAGTTAGATGTGAGGAGAGCAATTTGGTGTTGAAT GaggagaagtgtcattttatggttcaAGAGGGGATTGTGTTAGGACACAAGGTATCGGAGAATGGAATTGAGGTCGACAAAGCCAAGGTGGAAGTAATCAAAAACTTACCCCCACCTTCATCAATAAAAGGAGTTAGAAGTTTCCTAGGGCATGCTGGTTTTTATAGgcgtttcattaaagatttttccaaaattgctAAAATTTTATCCTCTTTGTTGATGAAAGATGctgaatttaattttgattctaCTTGTCTGCATGCATTCGAGATACTCAAGGAAAGCTTGGTGACAGCACCTCTTCTGACTGTCCCTGATTGGGAGTTACCGTTTGAGgtgatgtgcgatgctagtgataCAGCTGTTGGTGCGGTGCTGGGTCAAAGGaagaacaaggtatttcataccatctactatgcaagtaagactttaaatgatgctcaattgaattacgctactactgaaaaggaattgcttgctatagtatttgctttcgacaaatttcattcataccttgttctgTCCAAAGTAACTGTGTATACAGATCATTCTGCCCTAAAATACTTGCTTGCTAAGAAAGATGCGAAACCTAGGTTAAttaggtggattttattattgcaagaatttgatctcgaGATTCGAGATAAAAAGGGTGTGGAAAATGTAGTTGCTGACCATCTATCTAGGCTTGAGCATGTTAGAATTAAAGGCAGTGACGATGATATAGATGActggtttcctgatgaacaaTTGCTTGAGGTAAATGCGTACCCTTGGTATGccgattttgcaaattttcttgTCACTGGCACACCTCCACCTAATTTATTGtttcaccaaagaaagaaattcttttcagacgtgaaatattatttttgggaggaaccgttTTTGTTTAAGATCTGTGCACATTCCATGATAAGAAGATGTGTGGCGGAGGAGGAAACCAATCAAATTCTGAACCATtgtcatgaccgtgaggtaggtggtcacttTGGACCCATACGGacggcatctaaggtacttgaatgtggcttctaTTGA